From Topomyia yanbarensis strain Yona2022 chromosome 1, ASM3024719v1, whole genome shotgun sequence, one genomic window encodes:
- the LOC131677673 gene encoding kelch-like ECH-associated protein 1B isoform X2, translated as MARILFFMYTGHIRVTEVTVCQLLPAATMFQVPNVVEACCAFLERQLDPTNAIGIANFAEQHGCEILKQKANQFIERNFTKICQEEEFLQLSVMQLICLIKKDELNVQGERDVYDAVLKWVKFDEDNRYPQMQPILCTVRCQLLTPSFLKEQMKNCDVLRKAPACREYLAKIFEDLTLHKRPVVKERKPNTTRMIFVAGGYFKHSLDMLESYNVDDKVWITLPKLTVPRSGLGAAFLKGTFYAVGGRNNSPGSSYDSDWVDRYNPISESWRPCSPMSVPRNRVGVSVMDELLYAVGGSAGTVYHNTVEYYDPELDRWTLVKSMHSKRLGVGVAVVNRMLYAIGGFDGQDRLSSVECYHPENNEWSMVPPMQYRRSGAGVAAMQQYIYVVGGYDGRGQLDSVERYDTESQTWELMAPIKIARSALSLTVLDGKLYAMGGYDGLNFLAYVEVYDPVKNEWEDGTPLTSGRSGHASAVIYTPSCISSALENLNISEEARGSGGEGGGSGDDGYIQSYSSQRMNYEASTSGSGSHGNSGSGYRSHCPTASSSRELPQLEGAKSNNNARKGSENGISSENEYDMETDTSQCEESGDETKSGIPSQEAQPPPPSEPIPCRLTLKLFSHKNSVLDTSSSCSSEIDRSSGSKSSCKIKRKASNGWTEENCPLIRLKKQITCFVSSIVYPSTSSQAPMSTTEPESLPSTANSSNPQVPHEAVGHLSLDEQQSTNDDQEHGPGKPPFL; from the exons ATGGCACGAATCTTATTTTTCATGTACACCGGTCATATACGAGTGACGGAAGTGACGGTTTGTCAATTGCTACCTGCCGCAACCATGTTTCAAGTGCCGAACGTGGTGGAAGCATGCTGTGCCTTCCTGGAGCGTCAGCTCGATCCGACCAACGCGATTGGGATTGCCAACTTTGCTGAGCAGCACGGTTGCGAAATACTTAAGCAGAAGGCCAATCAGTTTATCGAACGTAATTTTACTAAA aTCTGCCAAGAAGAGGAATTCCTGCAACTATCTGTGATGCAACTGATTTGCCTAATCAAAAAGGACGAACTGAATGTGCAAGGAGAGCGAGACGTGTACGATGCCGTGCTGAAGTGGGTCAAGTTTGACGAAGATAACCGGTATCCGCAGATGCAACCTATACTGTGCACGGTCCGCTGTCAGTTGCTTACGCCAAGCTTCCTCAAGGAACAGATGAAAAACTGCGATGTCCTTCGAAAGGCACCGGCCTGTCGCGAGTATCTGGCGAAAATTTTCGAAGATCTAACTTTGCACAAGCGACCGGTGGTTAAGGAACGAAAACCGAATACCACACGAATGATTTTTGTTGCCGGTGGCTATTTCAAACATTCCCTGGATATGCTCGAAAGCTACAATGTCGATGACAAGGTGTGGATCACATTACCGAAGCTGACGGTACCACGATCTGGACTGGGAGCTGCATTTCTGAAGGGCACATTCTACGCTGTCGGGGGAAGAAACAATTCCCCTGGCTCCTCGTACGATTCTGATTGGGTTGATAGATACAATCCAATATCGGAATCATGGCGGCCATGTTCACCGATGTCGGTACCCCGCAATCGTGTAGGCGTATCGGTGATGGATGAACTGCTGTATGCTGTTGGTGGTTCAGCGGGAACGGTGTACCACAACACCGTCGAATA CTACGATCCGGAACTTGACCGTTGGACGTTGGTAAAATCGATGCACTCGAAACGGCTGGGTGTCGGAGTGGCTGTTGTTAACCGCATGCTGTACGCAATTGGAGGCTTTGATGGACAAGATCGTCTGTCATCCGTTGAATGTTACCATCCTGAAAATAATGAATGGTCCATGGTACCACCTATGCAATACAGACGTTCCGGTGCCGGTGTAGCAGCCATGCAGCAGTATATTTATGTGGTCGGTGGATATGATGGAAGAGGACAATTAGATTCCGTCGAAAGGTACGATACCGAGTCGCAAACCTGGGAGCTAATGGCGCCGATCAAAATTGCCCGAAGTGCCTTATCGTTGACGGTGTTGGATGGGAAGCTATACGCTATGGGTGGGTACGATGGACTAAACTTTTTGGCTTACGTAGAGGTATATGATCCGGTTAAAAATGAGTGGGAAGACGGGACGCCGCTCACTTCTGGCAGAAGTGGACATGCGTCGGCTGTCATCTACACACCATCGTGCATTTCAAGTGCTTTGGAAAATTTAAACATTTCTGAAGAAGCAAGAGGAAGTGGAGGAGAAGGAGGAGGTAGTGGGGATGACGGTTACATTCAGTCCTATAGTAGTCAGCGAATGAATTATGAAGCATCCACCTCCGGGAGTGGCAGTCACGGGAATTCGGGAAGTGGTTACAGAAGTCATTGCCCTACTGCGAGTAGTTCTAGAGAGCTTCCCCAGCTGGAGGGTGCGAAGTCAAACAATAATGCGCGCAAAGGTAGTGAGAATGGTATAAGTAGCGAGAATGAATACGATATGGAAACTGATACTAGTCAATGCGAGGAAAGTGGAGACGAAACCAAGTCTGGGATACCCTCGCAAGAAGCTCAACCACCACCTCCTTCTGAGCCGATACCCTGTCGCCTGACACTGAAACTGTTTTCACATAAAAACAGTGTTCTTGACACGAGTTCGTCCTGCTCAAGTGAAATCGATAGATCTAGCGGTTCCAAATCTAGTTGTAAAATCAAACGAAAAGCATCCAATGGTTGGACCGAAGAAAACTGCCCTCTCATTCGACTGAAGAAGCAAATCACCTGCTTCGTTTCGTCAATTGTCTACCCATCCACGTCGAGCCAGGCTCCAATGAGTACTACCGAACCCGAATCGCTTCCCAGCACTGCGAACTCTAGTAATCCACAAGTGCCACATGAAGCAGTTGGGCATTTAAGCTTGGACGAACAACAATCTACCAACGACGATCAAGAGCATGGGCCTGGAAAACCACCCTTTTTATAG
- the LOC131676309 gene encoding small ribosomal subunit protein uS11m — protein MLLLTRCSTLLNILRTFPQRNFHQNTVFLKSEDRKSMLASLPGKDEGTVGERSIDIDSLMKKKVQLFPDANTPTTLFNGVPFNEIPICNIRVTPNNTVITICDAKGTPQFIRSCGIEGFKNTRKGTNIAAQATAISICSKAIERGYKTVRVTIRGLGPGRMSAIKGLEMAGMNIISITDTTHVSWNPPRPRKQRKL, from the exons ATGTTGCTGCTGACCCGTTGTTCCACACTTTTGAACATTCTTCGGACGTTCCCCCAGCGGAATTTTCACCAGAACACAGTTTTTCTAAAATCAGAGGATCGCAAATCCATGCTGGCATCGTTGCCCGGCAAAGATGAAGGAACCGTTGGTGAGCGATCGATCGATATCGATTCGCTGATGAAGAA AAAAGTTCAGCTCTTTCCGGATGCCAACACACCAACAACACTTTTCAACGGTGTGCCGTTCAATGAGATTCCCATCTGCAATATTCGTGTTACACCGAACAATACCGTGATAACCATATGCGATGCCAAGGGAACTCCTCAATTTATCCGTTCCTGCGGCATTGAAGGTTTCAAAAATACCAGAAAGGGTACAAATATAGCGGCACAGGCTACCGCCATCAGTATATGCTCG AAAGCGATAGAACGAGGGTACAAAACTGTGCGTGTGACAATTCGTGGACTTGGGCCCGGTAGAATG TCGGCCATCAAAGGTTTGGAAATGGCAGGAATGAATATCATTTCAATTACGGATACCACCCATGTGTCCTGGAACCCGCCACGGCCAAGGAAACAGCGGAAACTGTAA
- the LOC131677673 gene encoding kelch-like ECH-associated protein 1B isoform X1 has protein sequence MESATDFIAQFGDMDGTSEGGAQPKEELGDMTFYMSNYAKEVLKMMFMMRSHHMLTDVTLEVEKETFQAHKVVLSSASPYFKAMFTGGLKECEMSRVRLQGVCPTAMARILFFMYTGHIRVTEVTVCQLLPAATMFQVPNVVEACCAFLERQLDPTNAIGIANFAEQHGCEILKQKANQFIERNFTKICQEEEFLQLSVMQLICLIKKDELNVQGERDVYDAVLKWVKFDEDNRYPQMQPILCTVRCQLLTPSFLKEQMKNCDVLRKAPACREYLAKIFEDLTLHKRPVVKERKPNTTRMIFVAGGYFKHSLDMLESYNVDDKVWITLPKLTVPRSGLGAAFLKGTFYAVGGRNNSPGSSYDSDWVDRYNPISESWRPCSPMSVPRNRVGVSVMDELLYAVGGSAGTVYHNTVEYYDPELDRWTLVKSMHSKRLGVGVAVVNRMLYAIGGFDGQDRLSSVECYHPENNEWSMVPPMQYRRSGAGVAAMQQYIYVVGGYDGRGQLDSVERYDTESQTWELMAPIKIARSALSLTVLDGKLYAMGGYDGLNFLAYVEVYDPVKNEWEDGTPLTSGRSGHASAVIYTPSCISSALENLNISEEARGSGGEGGGSGDDGYIQSYSSQRMNYEASTSGSGSHGNSGSGYRSHCPTASSSRELPQLEGAKSNNNARKGSENGISSENEYDMETDTSQCEESGDETKSGIPSQEAQPPPPSEPIPCRLTLKLFSHKNSVLDTSSSCSSEIDRSSGSKSSCKIKRKASNGWTEENCPLIRLKKQITCFVSSIVYPSTSSQAPMSTTEPESLPSTANSSNPQVPHEAVGHLSLDEQQSTNDDQEHGPGKPPFL, from the exons ATGGAGTCCGCAACGGATTTTATCGCTCAGTTTGGTGATATGGATGGCACTAGCGAGGGCGGTGCTCAACCGAAGGAGGAACTCGGCGACATGACGTTCTATATGTCGAACTACGCGAAAGAAGTGCTCAAGATGATGTTCATGATGCGCTCCCATCACATGCTGACCGACGTGACACTTGAGGTAGAGAAGGAAACATTCCAGGCGCACAAGGTCGTACTGTCGTCGGCCAGTCCCTACTTCAAGGCCATGTTTACCGGAGGACTGAAGGAGTGCGAAATGTCTCGGGTCAGACTGCAAGGG GTATGTCCAACGGCAATGGCACGAATCTTATTTTTCATGTACACCGGTCATATACGAGTGACGGAAGTGACGGTTTGTCAATTGCTACCTGCCGCAACCATGTTTCAAGTGCCGAACGTGGTGGAAGCATGCTGTGCCTTCCTGGAGCGTCAGCTCGATCCGACCAACGCGATTGGGATTGCCAACTTTGCTGAGCAGCACGGTTGCGAAATACTTAAGCAGAAGGCCAATCAGTTTATCGAACGTAATTTTACTAAA aTCTGCCAAGAAGAGGAATTCCTGCAACTATCTGTGATGCAACTGATTTGCCTAATCAAAAAGGACGAACTGAATGTGCAAGGAGAGCGAGACGTGTACGATGCCGTGCTGAAGTGGGTCAAGTTTGACGAAGATAACCGGTATCCGCAGATGCAACCTATACTGTGCACGGTCCGCTGTCAGTTGCTTACGCCAAGCTTCCTCAAGGAACAGATGAAAAACTGCGATGTCCTTCGAAAGGCACCGGCCTGTCGCGAGTATCTGGCGAAAATTTTCGAAGATCTAACTTTGCACAAGCGACCGGTGGTTAAGGAACGAAAACCGAATACCACACGAATGATTTTTGTTGCCGGTGGCTATTTCAAACATTCCCTGGATATGCTCGAAAGCTACAATGTCGATGACAAGGTGTGGATCACATTACCGAAGCTGACGGTACCACGATCTGGACTGGGAGCTGCATTTCTGAAGGGCACATTCTACGCTGTCGGGGGAAGAAACAATTCCCCTGGCTCCTCGTACGATTCTGATTGGGTTGATAGATACAATCCAATATCGGAATCATGGCGGCCATGTTCACCGATGTCGGTACCCCGCAATCGTGTAGGCGTATCGGTGATGGATGAACTGCTGTATGCTGTTGGTGGTTCAGCGGGAACGGTGTACCACAACACCGTCGAATA CTACGATCCGGAACTTGACCGTTGGACGTTGGTAAAATCGATGCACTCGAAACGGCTGGGTGTCGGAGTGGCTGTTGTTAACCGCATGCTGTACGCAATTGGAGGCTTTGATGGACAAGATCGTCTGTCATCCGTTGAATGTTACCATCCTGAAAATAATGAATGGTCCATGGTACCACCTATGCAATACAGACGTTCCGGTGCCGGTGTAGCAGCCATGCAGCAGTATATTTATGTGGTCGGTGGATATGATGGAAGAGGACAATTAGATTCCGTCGAAAGGTACGATACCGAGTCGCAAACCTGGGAGCTAATGGCGCCGATCAAAATTGCCCGAAGTGCCTTATCGTTGACGGTGTTGGATGGGAAGCTATACGCTATGGGTGGGTACGATGGACTAAACTTTTTGGCTTACGTAGAGGTATATGATCCGGTTAAAAATGAGTGGGAAGACGGGACGCCGCTCACTTCTGGCAGAAGTGGACATGCGTCGGCTGTCATCTACACACCATCGTGCATTTCAAGTGCTTTGGAAAATTTAAACATTTCTGAAGAAGCAAGAGGAAGTGGAGGAGAAGGAGGAGGTAGTGGGGATGACGGTTACATTCAGTCCTATAGTAGTCAGCGAATGAATTATGAAGCATCCACCTCCGGGAGTGGCAGTCACGGGAATTCGGGAAGTGGTTACAGAAGTCATTGCCCTACTGCGAGTAGTTCTAGAGAGCTTCCCCAGCTGGAGGGTGCGAAGTCAAACAATAATGCGCGCAAAGGTAGTGAGAATGGTATAAGTAGCGAGAATGAATACGATATGGAAACTGATACTAGTCAATGCGAGGAAAGTGGAGACGAAACCAAGTCTGGGATACCCTCGCAAGAAGCTCAACCACCACCTCCTTCTGAGCCGATACCCTGTCGCCTGACACTGAAACTGTTTTCACATAAAAACAGTGTTCTTGACACGAGTTCGTCCTGCTCAAGTGAAATCGATAGATCTAGCGGTTCCAAATCTAGTTGTAAAATCAAACGAAAAGCATCCAATGGTTGGACCGAAGAAAACTGCCCTCTCATTCGACTGAAGAAGCAAATCACCTGCTTCGTTTCGTCAATTGTCTACCCATCCACGTCGAGCCAGGCTCCAATGAGTACTACCGAACCCGAATCGCTTCCCAGCACTGCGAACTCTAGTAATCCACAAGTGCCACATGAAGCAGTTGGGCATTTAAGCTTGGACGAACAACAATCTACCAACGACGATCAAGAGCATGGGCCTGGAAAACCACCCTTTTTATAG
- the LOC131695546 gene encoding uncharacterized protein LOC131695546: MANDSTTDDESKGYDEDKQALNNKLRVGEGTQIPSRIENSGANIGMFNPARRSTPRQAALVDDDENNLSRSQIAARQAVSRELPTFTDIPEEWPLFYSTFITTTNMCGYTSEENLVRLQKCLKGKAYEAIKCRLMHPSNVPGIISTLKMLYGNPDVIVHNLIAKIKSTPPPRPDRLDTLIEFSLAVQNLCATIEACQLDEYSHNVVLLRELVEKLPSSVKVDWAKYRRTLSHVNLTMFSAWLYELAETVCPIVSLSSIESKVSRGKRDSAYLNAHMEDMHDYQNRSDQAVKFAPRNSTSKACVLCKGSCTSIDKCTRFAEFSYNSRWATVKEFGLCRKCLKNTRHHANLNKFVEKTDANSNTTNYSTITNEIALRRPARHHVRPQQRQLLYRNKMLFRVVPVILYGIHKAVKTFAFLDDGSSLTLIDAALAAELNLNGIAEPLCLRWTSTQSRSENDSVRLSIEISGTGENHKKYRLQEVHTVSNLDLFHQSINMKELAKQHPYLRGIPVESYQDAQPRILIGMDNANLTLPLKGKEGGWCQPIVTKTRLGWIIHGGTESQEELVGYHSPQRCLCSGINDTVLQQTVNEYFSLENKDPELAAILRTKIEEYLEKGYARKLMEAELAETRHRIWYLPIFPVFNPNKPGKVRIVWDAAAKTNGVSLNSMMLTGSDQLTSLLSVLIQFRENRVAICGDLREMFHQVKISEEDQNCLRFLWREHPSDAEPSTYVMQVMTFGACCSPSCAQYIKNLNAEKHGGQYPKAANAIVKNHYVDDMLTSTETEEEAIQLAREVRHVHAQAGFEIRNWISNSPVVLNALQKERIDEKSLNLATEKVLGLCWCTATDTFTFKLSPKHDEDLLSGKRRPTKREVLRSLMTIFDPLGLLSHLLIFLKILLQEIWRSGVGWDDEIPDALNEKWEKWLKVLPSVWDRYLSSFLLNVLFTSSKKATLRWLPLTDRRFVMEKVTE; encoded by the exons ATGGCTAACGATTCGACGACGGATGACGAAAGTAAAGGATACGATGAAGATAAACAAGCACTAAATAATAAG CTAAGAGTAGGCGAAGGCACCCAAATTCCATCGAGGATTGAGAACAGTGGAGCTAATATCGGTATGTTTAACCCAGCACGGCGTTCGACACCTCGACAAGCAGCACTGGTGGACGACGATGAAAATAACCTCTCACGTAGTCAAATAGCTGCACGCCAAGCAGTATCACGCGAACTTCCAACGTTCACTGACATTCCTGAGGAGTGGCCATTATTCTACTCGACATTCATCACCACGACCAATATGTGTGGGTACACATCGGAAGAGAATCTCGTTcgcctacagaaatgcctgaagGGGAAAGCGTATGAGGCAATCAAATGCAGATTAATGCATCCTTCAAACGTCCCCGGAATCATCTCTACTTTGAAGATGCTGTACGGTAACCCCGATGTAATTGTACACAATTTAATTGCGAAAATAAAGTCCACTCCCCCACCGAGACCCGATAGATTAGACACACTTATCGAGTTTTCTCTAGCTGTCCAGAATCTATGCGCCACAATAGAAGCCTGCCAGTTGGACGAATACTCTCACAACGTTGTACTTCTTCGTGAACTCGTTGAAAAGCTACCATCTTCGGTAAAAGTCGATTGGGCAAAGTATCGGCGAACGCTTTCACACGTCAACCTCACCATGTTTTCGGCATGGTTGTACGAGCTTGCGGAGACTGTTTGTCCTATTGTTTCGCTGTCAAGTATTGAGTCGAAAGTAAGTCGGGGCAAAAGGGATTCCGCTTACCTCAACGCACATATGGAAGACATGCATGATTATCAGAACAGGTCAGATCAAGCCGTCAAGTTCGCACCACGAAACTCGACATCGAAGGCCTGTGTGCTGTGCAAAGGCAGCTGTACTAGCATTGATAAGTGCACTCGGTTTGCTGAATTCAGTTACAACTCGCGATGGGCAACTGTAAAAGAGTTTGGGTTGTGTAGAAAATGCCTAAAAAACACAAGGCATCATGCAAATCTCAACAAGTTTGTGGAAAAAACGGATGCCAATTCAAACACCACCAATTACTCCACAATAACCAACGAGATAGCGCTACGTCGACCAGCGCGCCACCACGTCAGGCCCCAACAGCGGCAGTTACTCTACAGA AACAAGATGCTGTTTCGTGTCGTTCCGGTCATTCTGTACGGAATCCACAAAGCCGTGAAAACCTTTGCATTTCTGGACGACGGATCGTCGCTTACGCTGATAGATGCCGCACTTGCAGCCGAGTTAAACCTAAATGGAATAGCAGAGCCTTTATGCCTTCGCTGGACAAGCACTCAAAGTCGCTCCGAGAACGATTCGGTACGATTGAGCATTGAAATATCGGGTACAGGGGAGAACCACAAGAAGTACCGCCTCCAAGAGGTACACACAGTCTCCAATCTCGACCTGTTTCATCAGTCCATCAATATGAAGGAGTTAGCAAAGCAGCATCCTTACCTGAGAGGCATTCCAGTTGAATCCTATCAGGATGCCCAACCACGTATTCTTATCGGTATGGACAACGCAAACTTGACACTTCCATTGAAAGGAAAGGAAGGAGGGTGGTGTCAACCCATCGTCACAAAAACCCGGTTGGGATGGATCATACACGGTGGAACTGAATCACAGGAAGAACTTGTAGGCTATCATAGTCCCCAAAGGTGTCTCTGTAGCGGAATAAATGATACTGTACTGCAGCAGACGGTGAACGAGTATTTCTCACTTGAAAAC AAAGATCCTGAGTTAGCAGCAATACTCCGAACGAAAATCGAAGAGTACCTGGAAAAGGGTTATGCCCGCAAGCTGATGGAGGCCGAATTAGCAGAAACGCGGCATCGGATATGGTATCTCCCGATCTTTCCAGTCTTCAATCCGAACAAGCCGGGGAAAGTGCGCATCGTTTGGGATGCAGCAGCTAAAACCAATGGTGTGTCATTAAATTCGATGATGTTAACTGGATCTGATCAACTAACATCCCTCTTATCGGTACTCATCCAGTTTCGAGAAAATCGGGTAGCGATTTGCGGTGATTTAAGAGAGATGTTCCACCAGGTTAAGATTTCGGAAGAGGATCAAAACTGCTTACGATTTCTTTGGAGAGAACACCCGTCGGATGCAGAACCCAGTACCTACGTAATGCAGGTGATGACGTTCGGGGCTTGTTGTTCTCCAAGTTGCGCCCAATACATCAAAAACTTGAACGCTGAGAAGCATGGAGGGCAGTACCCGAAGGCAGCTAATGCAATCGTCAAGAACCACTATGTGGACGATATGCTAACGAGTACGGAGACAGAGGAAGAGGCGATCCAGTTAGCTCGTGAAGTACGACACGTCCACGCTCAGGCCGGATTCGAGATACGTAACTGGATTTCGAACTCACCAGTGGTTCTCAACGCTTTGCAAAAGGAACGGATCGATGAGAAGAGCCTGAATCTAGCTACGGAGAAGGTTCTTGGCTTGTGTTGGTGTACCGCAACGGATACGTTCACGTTCAAACTTTCACCAAAGCACGATGAGGATCTATTATCGGGAAAACGTCGACCTACCAAGAGAGAAGTGTTGCGGAGCTTGATGACCATCTTCGACCCTCTGGGATTACTGTCGCACTTGTTAATCTTCCTTAAAATTCTACTGCAGGAGATATGGCGCTCAGGAGTTGGCTGGGACGACGAAATTCCTGATGCTCTTAATGAGAAATGGGAAAAATGGTTAAAGGTTCTTCCATCGGTATGGGAT CGCTACCTATCGTCATTCCTGCTCAACGTTCTATTCACCTCATCAAAGAAAGCGACGCTGCGCTGGTTACCATTGACAGATAGAAGATTCGTAATGGAAAAAGTTACAG AATAA